Proteins co-encoded in one Gossypium arboreum isolate Shixiya-1 chromosome 11, ASM2569848v2, whole genome shotgun sequence genomic window:
- the LOC108453690 gene encoding probable ATP synthase 24 kDa subunit, mitochondrial, with protein MALSARILSKSRQLCGSQSILQKENTIPVRFYAKEAAAPIANKGDEILKNIFLEVKAKYEAALGIFRKEKITIDPDDPVAVSQYAKVMKTVRQKADLFSESQRIQYTIQTRTQDIPDARTYLLILKDIRINRGLTDDLCAEAMMMNALDKVEKEIKKPLLRNDKQSMALLTAEFDKINKKLGIRKEGLPKYEEQLELKISKAQLEELKKDALEAMETQKKREEFKDEAMPDVKSLDIRNFL; from the exons ATGGCCCTCTCTGCTCGTATCCTCTCAAAATCTcgccag CTTTGTGGTAGTCAATCTATTCTACAAAAGGAGAATACCATTCCTGTTCGTTTTTATGCCAAAGAGGCTGCTGCTCCCATTGCTAATAAGGGAGATG AGATATTGAAAAATATCTTTTTGGAGGTTAAGGCAAAATATGAGGCGGCATTGGGAATATTTAGGAAGGAGAAGATCACCATTGACCCAGATGACCCTGTTGCTGTTTCTCAGTATGCAAAGGTTATGAAGACAGTTAGGCAGAa GGCTGACTTGTTTTCAGAATCTCAGCGCATCCAGTACACCATCCAAACACGAACTCAGGACATTCCAGATGCTCGAACATATTTATTGATCCTGAAGGATATAAGGATCAA TAGAGGACTCACTGATGACCTTTGTGCTGAGGCTATGATGATGAATGCTTTGGATAAAGTCGAAAAAGAAATCAAGAAGCCTCTTTTGAGGAATGACAAGCAATCAATGGCTCTTCTTACAGCAGAGTTTGACAAGATCAATAAAAA GCTTGGAATCCGGAAGGAAGGTCTTCCCAAGTATGAAGAACAGTTAGAACTAAAAATCTCCAAGGCACAATTGGAGGAGCTGAAGAAGGATGCTCTTGAAGCAATGGAAACACAAAAGAAGCG GGAGGAATTCAAGGATGAGGCAATGCCTGATGTAAAGTCATTGGACATACGAAACTTCCTATAA